From Rhodamnia argentea isolate NSW1041297 chromosome 10, ASM2092103v1, whole genome shotgun sequence, a single genomic window includes:
- the LOC115753894 gene encoding short chain aldehyde dehydrogenase 1-like isoform X2, translating into MNGSSAALAPKRLEGKVAIITGGASGIGESTVRLFVRHGAKVVVADVQDKLGKSLCDELGAKDAVSYVHCDVTSDVDVENAVNFAVTKYGKLDIMYNNAGIAGKVYPTILDSDNEDFKRVLDINVYGAFLGAKHAARVMIPAKRGVILFTASIASACCGESPHAYTASKHAVVGLMKNLCVELGQYGIRINAISPCGMATPLLRNTMGLEKSAIEEVLCASAVLKGVVPEAEDVAEAALYLSGDEAKYVSGLNLMVDGGYSTTNQSFKMVLKSLMS; encoded by the exons atgAACGGTTCGTCTGCAGCTCTTGCTCCAAAAAG ATTAGAAGGCAAAGTGGCCATTATCACAGGCGGAGCAAGCGGCATTGGCGAGAGCACCGTCCGGTTATTCGTCAGGCACGGCGCTAAAGTCGTGGTCGCGGACGTCCAGGACAAACTGGGCAAATCCCTGTGCGACGAGCTCGGCGCCAAGGACGCCGTTTCGTACGTCCACTGTGATGTCACGAGCGATGTCGACGTCGAGAATGCCGTGAACTTTGCGGTCACCAAGTATGGCAAGCTCGACATAATGTACAACAATGCTGGCATCGCTGGGAAGGTCTATCCGACCATCCTCGACTCTGACAACGAGGACTTCAAGAGGGTTCTCGACATCAATGTCTACGGGGCTTTCCTTGGGGCCAAGCATGCCGCCAGGGTCATGATCCCGGCGAAAAGGGGTGTCATCCTCTTCACCGCAAGCATCGCCTCAGCATGCTGCGGCGAGTCACCGCACGCGTACACCGCGTCGAAGCACGCGGTAGTCGGGCTGATGAAGAACCTGTGCGTCGAGCTAGGGCAGTATGGGATTAGGATCAACGCTATATCCCCGTGCGGGATGGCGACGCCGTTGCTCCGGAACACCATGGGGCTCGAGAAGAGCGCCATTGAGGAGGTGCTGTGCGCGTCAGCGGTGCTGAAAGGGGTGGTGCCAGAGGCGGAGGACGTGGCGGAGGCAGCGTTGTACCTGAGCGGTGACGAGGCCAAGTATGTGAGCGGGTTGAACCTCATGGTGGATGGCGGCTACTCCACCACCAACCAGTCCTTCAAGATGGTGCTGAAGAGTTTGATGTCTTGA
- the LOC115753894 gene encoding short chain aldehyde dehydrogenase 1-like isoform X1 codes for MNGSSAALAPKSSSGSRLEGKVAIITGGASGIGESTVRLFVRHGAKVVVADVQDKLGKSLCDELGAKDAVSYVHCDVTSDVDVENAVNFAVTKYGKLDIMYNNAGIAGKVYPTILDSDNEDFKRVLDINVYGAFLGAKHAARVMIPAKRGVILFTASIASACCGESPHAYTASKHAVVGLMKNLCVELGQYGIRINAISPCGMATPLLRNTMGLEKSAIEEVLCASAVLKGVVPEAEDVAEAALYLSGDEAKYVSGLNLMVDGGYSTTNQSFKMVLKSLMS; via the exons atgAACGGTTCGTCTGCAGCTCTTGCTCCAAAAAG TTCCTCTGGTTCCAGATTAGAAGGCAAAGTGGCCATTATCACAGGCGGAGCAAGCGGCATTGGCGAGAGCACCGTCCGGTTATTCGTCAGGCACGGCGCTAAAGTCGTGGTCGCGGACGTCCAGGACAAACTGGGCAAATCCCTGTGCGACGAGCTCGGCGCCAAGGACGCCGTTTCGTACGTCCACTGTGATGTCACGAGCGATGTCGACGTCGAGAATGCCGTGAACTTTGCGGTCACCAAGTATGGCAAGCTCGACATAATGTACAACAATGCTGGCATCGCTGGGAAGGTCTATCCGACCATCCTCGACTCTGACAACGAGGACTTCAAGAGGGTTCTCGACATCAATGTCTACGGGGCTTTCCTTGGGGCCAAGCATGCCGCCAGGGTCATGATCCCGGCGAAAAGGGGTGTCATCCTCTTCACCGCAAGCATCGCCTCAGCATGCTGCGGCGAGTCACCGCACGCGTACACCGCGTCGAAGCACGCGGTAGTCGGGCTGATGAAGAACCTGTGCGTCGAGCTAGGGCAGTATGGGATTAGGATCAACGCTATATCCCCGTGCGGGATGGCGACGCCGTTGCTCCGGAACACCATGGGGCTCGAGAAGAGCGCCATTGAGGAGGTGCTGTGCGCGTCAGCGGTGCTGAAAGGGGTGGTGCCAGAGGCGGAGGACGTGGCGGAGGCAGCGTTGTACCTGAGCGGTGACGAGGCCAAGTATGTGAGCGGGTTGAACCTCATGGTGGATGGCGGCTACTCCACCACCAACCAGTCCTTCAAGATGGTGCTGAAGAGTTTGATGTCTTGA
- the LOC115753904 gene encoding MTOR-associated protein MEAK7 isoform X1, producing the protein MGNSQSQSPHAHPRFASASRAFTQKELEDLRSLFVSLAAQSQTNGHHVSLPVFQAYFQLHGPLSERLFDLITQKRKDGRLNFEDLIIAKATYEKGAGDEIEEFIYQLLDVDDDGNVTRSDLESVMITVFDSVFSPKRVQTGGSPKEEDLCFFLDSANFSENVHGNGEQSMSLEDSRRWFAFVPSVRKFLGSLLVPPDSGSLSPGRPGAQVPHLSCWNHTDSGEIILKEEYAWHIGGVLSEEELDQWKLLYHSSLSGLSFNTFLGSINNSEGPTILIIKDREGHIYGGYASQPWERHSEFYGDMKSFLFQLYPRASIYRPTGANRNVQWCAVNFSSEDIPNGIGFGGRANHFGLFISASFDQGQTFACTTFGSPCLSTANRTIPEVIECWGVVQKKQLEKQDAVRGTVLERFKEDRHMLNMVGLANSSE; encoded by the exons ATGGGCAACTCTCAATCGCAATCGCCCCACGCCCATCCTCGCTTTGCTTCTGCCTCCAG AGCTTTCACTCAGAAGGAATTGGAAGATCTTAGATCGTTGTTTGTTTCTCTGGCCGCCCAATCCCAAACCAATGGCCATCACGTCTCTCTCCCTGTTttccag GCATATTTTCAGCTCCACGGCCCTCTGAGCGAGAGGTTGTTTGATTTGATTacccagaaaaggaaagatgGGAGGCTTAACTTTGAAGACCTCATCATTGCCAAA GCTACTTATGAAAAAGGGGCGGGAGATGAGATTGAGGAGTTCATCTATCAGTTACTGGATGTGGATGATGATGGAAATGTGACGAG GTCTGATCTGGAATCTGTTATGATCACAGTGTTTGACAGTGTATTTAGTCCCAAGAGGGTGCAAACTGGAGGGAGTCCAAAAGAAGAGgatctttgcttttttcttgatTCTGCAAATTTCTCAGAGAATGTGCATGGAAATGGTGAACAAAGTATGTCATTAGAGGATTCAAGAAGATGGTTTGCATTTGTGCCATCAGTTAGGAAGTTCCTCGGAAGCTTGTTGGTGCCTCCCGATTCAGGTTCTCTTTCCCCAG GAAGACCGGGTGCTCAAGTTCCTCATCTATCATGTTGGAATCACACTGATTCTGGTGAGATCATTTTAAAGGAAGAGTATGCGTGGCATATAGGAGGTGTTCTCTCAGAAGAAGAGCTCGACCAATGGAAGCTCTTGTACCACAGTTCTCTCAGTGGCCTCAGTTTCAACACATTTTTGGGGAGCATCAA CAACAGCGAAGGGCCAACAATCTTGATAATTAAGGACAGAGAAGGCCACATATATGGAGGGTATGCTTCTCAGCCTTGGGAGAGGCACAGTGAATTCTATGGAGATATGAAGTCTTTTCTTTTCCAGCTTTATCCTCGTGCATCCATATATAGACCTACTGGAGCAAACAGAAATGTACAATGG TGTGCAGTGAACTTCAGCTCTGAAGATATCCCAAATGGGATCGGTTTTGGAGGGCGAGCTAATCACTTTGGCCTCTTCATTTCAGCAAGCTTCGACCAGGGGCAGACGTTTGCATGCACGACGTTCGGCAGCCCCTGCCTTTCGACAGCCAACCGAACTATCCCAGAAGTGATCGAGTGCTGGGGAGTTGTCCAAAAGAAGCAACTAGAAAAGCAGGACGCCGTAAGAGGGACCGTTTTGGAGAGATTCAAGGAGGATCGCCATATGCTTAACATGGTCGGTCTCGCAAATTCTAGCGAGTAA
- the LOC115753904 gene encoding MTOR-associated protein MEAK7 isoform X2, which yields MGNSQSQSPHAHPRFASASRAFTQKELEDLRSLFVSLAAQSQTNGHHVSLPVFQAYFQLHGPLSERLFDLITQKRKDGRLNFEDLIIAKATYEKGAGDEIEEFIYQLLDVDDDGNVTRSDLESVMITVFDSVFSPKRVQTGGSPKEEDLCFFLDSANFSENVHGNGEQSMSLEDSRRWFAFVPSVRKFLGSLLVPPDSGRPGAQVPHLSCWNHTDSGEIILKEEYAWHIGGVLSEEELDQWKLLYHSSLSGLSFNTFLGSINNSEGPTILIIKDREGHIYGGYASQPWERHSEFYGDMKSFLFQLYPRASIYRPTGANRNVQWCAVNFSSEDIPNGIGFGGRANHFGLFISASFDQGQTFACTTFGSPCLSTANRTIPEVIECWGVVQKKQLEKQDAVRGTVLERFKEDRHMLNMVGLANSSE from the exons ATGGGCAACTCTCAATCGCAATCGCCCCACGCCCATCCTCGCTTTGCTTCTGCCTCCAG AGCTTTCACTCAGAAGGAATTGGAAGATCTTAGATCGTTGTTTGTTTCTCTGGCCGCCCAATCCCAAACCAATGGCCATCACGTCTCTCTCCCTGTTttccag GCATATTTTCAGCTCCACGGCCCTCTGAGCGAGAGGTTGTTTGATTTGATTacccagaaaaggaaagatgGGAGGCTTAACTTTGAAGACCTCATCATTGCCAAA GCTACTTATGAAAAAGGGGCGGGAGATGAGATTGAGGAGTTCATCTATCAGTTACTGGATGTGGATGATGATGGAAATGTGACGAG GTCTGATCTGGAATCTGTTATGATCACAGTGTTTGACAGTGTATTTAGTCCCAAGAGGGTGCAAACTGGAGGGAGTCCAAAAGAAGAGgatctttgcttttttcttgatTCTGCAAATTTCTCAGAGAATGTGCATGGAAATGGTGAACAAAGTATGTCATTAGAGGATTCAAGAAGATGGTTTGCATTTGTGCCATCAGTTAGGAAGTTCCTCGGAAGCTTGTTGGTGCCTCCCGATTCAG GAAGACCGGGTGCTCAAGTTCCTCATCTATCATGTTGGAATCACACTGATTCTGGTGAGATCATTTTAAAGGAAGAGTATGCGTGGCATATAGGAGGTGTTCTCTCAGAAGAAGAGCTCGACCAATGGAAGCTCTTGTACCACAGTTCTCTCAGTGGCCTCAGTTTCAACACATTTTTGGGGAGCATCAA CAACAGCGAAGGGCCAACAATCTTGATAATTAAGGACAGAGAAGGCCACATATATGGAGGGTATGCTTCTCAGCCTTGGGAGAGGCACAGTGAATTCTATGGAGATATGAAGTCTTTTCTTTTCCAGCTTTATCCTCGTGCATCCATATATAGACCTACTGGAGCAAACAGAAATGTACAATGG TGTGCAGTGAACTTCAGCTCTGAAGATATCCCAAATGGGATCGGTTTTGGAGGGCGAGCTAATCACTTTGGCCTCTTCATTTCAGCAAGCTTCGACCAGGGGCAGACGTTTGCATGCACGACGTTCGGCAGCCCCTGCCTTTCGACAGCCAACCGAACTATCCCAGAAGTGATCGAGTGCTGGGGAGTTGTCCAAAAGAAGCAACTAGAAAAGCAGGACGCCGTAAGAGGGACCGTTTTGGAGAGATTCAAGGAGGATCGCCATATGCTTAACATGGTCGGTCTCGCAAATTCTAGCGAGTAA